The window AAGGATTCGACATAGGAAACATATTCGACATGTTCGGTTTTGGAGGAGGATCACGTTCCAGAGGAAGAACCGGACCTCAAAGGGGATCAGACATATACACTGAAGTTCCAATCACCCTTGAAGAGGCGTTCAACGGCTGTGAAAAGGAAATCAAAATCACAAGAAGTGAATTATGTCCAACCTGTCACGGTTCCAAATCAAAACCTGGTTCCGACCCTGACACCTGTCCGAAATGTGGAGGTACCGGCCAGATCAAGGAAGTCAGCAACACCTTCCTGGGCCAAATGGTCAACGTAAGGCCATGTAGGGAATGTGGCGGAACAGGTAAGATCATTACCGACCCTTGTGACGATTGCCACGGTAGAGGAAATAAGAGAAAAACAAAAACCATTAAAATCGAAATCCCTGAAGGGGTTGATGAAGGCAACCACTTAAGAGTTTCACATGAAGGAAACTGCGGTGAATCAGAAGGCCTTGAAGGAGACCTGATTGTAACCGTGCACATTAAAAAGAATGACAAGTTCATCCGTGAAGGTGACCACCTTTACATGGAACAGCAAGTGAGTTTCCCACAGGCCGCATTGGGAGATGTGTTAAGCATTCCTACAATCGAGGGAAAAGAGGTCGAATTTAAGATTACACCAGGAACACAAAGCGAAACTGTCTACAAACTAAGGGGTCAGGGTATGAACTCCGTCAGACACAACGGTAGAGGAAACATGTATGTGACAATCAAGGTTGTCGTTCCTAAAAAATTAAATTCAAAACAGAAGGATTTACTT of the Methanobrevibacter thaueri genome contains:
- the dnaJ gene encoding molecular chaperone DnaJ, which codes for MADKRDYYEVLGVDKNADEKTIKKAYRKLARQYHPDVCDEPDAEDKFKEVSEAYAVLSDDEKRQRYDQFGHAGMDGFTAEDFYQNVNFEDIFQGFDIGNIFDMFGFGGGSRSRGRTGPQRGSDIYTEVPITLEEAFNGCEKEIKITRSELCPTCHGSKSKPGSDPDTCPKCGGTGQIKEVSNTFLGQMVNVRPCRECGGTGKIITDPCDDCHGRGNKRKTKTIKIEIPEGVDEGNHLRVSHEGNCGESEGLEGDLIVTVHIKKNDKFIREGDHLYMEQQVSFPQAALGDVLSIPTIEGKEVEFKITPGTQSETVYKLRGQGMNSVRHNGRGNMYVTIKVVVPKKLNSKQKDLLKQFAEISGDEIQHVERGLFDRVKDAMK